The Budorcas taxicolor isolate Tak-1 chromosome 2, Takin1.1, whole genome shotgun sequence genome window below encodes:
- the KDF1 gene encoding keratinocyte differentiation factor 1, translating to MPRPGHPRPSSGPPRLGPWERPTELCLETYDEPPRAPPSRRTRRPDPKDPGHHGPESLTFISGSAEQAPEAPACCLLWRPWVWDWCRAAFCFRRCRDCLQRCGACARGCSPCLSSGDSPEGAAEANWVKEHNGVPPSPDRAPPSRRDGQRLKSAMGSSFSYPDVKLKGIPVYPYRSTTSPAPDADSCCKEPLADPPPMRHSLPSTLASSPRGSEEYYSFHESDLDLPEIGSGSMSSREIDVLIFKKLTELFSVHQIDELAKCTSDTVFLEKTSKISDLISSITQDYHLDEQDAEGRLVRGIIRISTRKSRARPQTAEGRSSRAAAPAAAPPDSGHETMVTSGLSQDELTVQISQETTADAIARKLRPYGAPGYPASHDSSFQGTDTDSSGAPLLQVYC from the exons ATGCCCCGCCCCGGACACCCCCGCCCATCATCCGGGCCCCCACGCTTGGGACCTTGGGAGCGGCCCACAGAACTATGCCTGGAGACCTACGATGAGCCACCCCGGGCCCCACCGAGCCGCCGCACCCGCAGACCAGACCCCAAGGACCCCGGGCACCACGGGCCCGAGAGCCTTACGTTTATCTCTGGCTCTGCCGAGCAGGCTCCCGAGgcccctgcctgctgcctgctcTGGCGACCGTGGGTATGGGACTGGTGCCGGGCGGCCTTCTGCTTCCGCCGCTGCCGGGACTGCCTCCAGCGCTGCGGGGCCTGTGCACGGGGCTGCAGCCCCTGCTTGTCCTCAGGGGACTCCCCTGAAGGGGCTGCCGAAGCCAACTGGGTCAAGGAGCACAACGGCGTGCCCCCCAGCCCTGACCGTGCACCTCCCAGCCGGCGGGATGGCCAGCGGCTCAAGTCGGCCATGGGGAGCAGCTTCAGCTACCCCGACGTCAAGCTCAAAGGCATCCCGGTGTACCCCTACCGCAGCaccacctcccccgcccccgacGCGGACTCCTGCTGCAAGGAGCCACTGGCTGACCCCCCGCCCATGCGGCACAGCCTGCCCAGCACCCTCGCCAGCAGTCCCCGGGGCTCTGAGGAGTACTACTCCTTCCACGAGTCGGACCTGGACCTGCCTGAGATAGGCAGTGGCTCCATGTCCAGCCGAGAGATCGACGTGCTCATCTTCAAGAAGCTGACAGAGCTGTTCAGCGTACACCAGATCGACGAGCTGGCCAAGTGCACCTCAGACACTGTGTTCCTGGAGAAGACCAGTAAGATCTCGGACCTTATCAGCAGCATCACCCAGGACTACCACCTGGATGAGCAGGACGCTGAGGGCCGCCTGGTGCGCGGCATCATTCGCATCAGTACCCGCAAGAGCCGCGCCCGCCCACAGACGGCAGAGGGGCGCTCAAGCCGGGCGGCTGCCCCAGCTGCGGCTCCCCCAGACAGCGGCCACGAGACCATGGTGACCTCAGGGCTCAGCCAGGATG AACTCACGGTGCAGATCTCCCAGGAGACGACCGCAGATGCCATTGCCAGGAAGCTGAGACCCTATGGAGCCCCAG GATACCCTGCCAGCCACGACTCATCCTTCCAGGGCACCGACACAGACTCTTCAGGGGCACCCCTGCTCCAGGTGTACTGCTAA